The genomic segment gtagcccgggTAAAAGCTCCCAGGAGATTGCACGAGAGCACGGGCTCCTGATTGCCTGGGGAGAAAATATCCTGGGAAATCTTGTAACATCCCGAAAAATTTGAAgggtcacgtaaaccacatgcatacaagttattaaattttttggtattttattaaattattttaaagtattAAATGCTTATTTATTTCGTTAAatgatgtttaattatttttatgcattttatgcataaattatgcatgatatgatttatttcatgaaattttaaaagttcatgtactatgatttttaagttgtatttcgcgctcgaacggggaccggagaattatcaggaaaattattttattacaagattaatttttattaattaatttaaggtgtttttaagtgtgtTTTGCAAAAATGggctttattgggtatttttacccgcatgattttataTTTACCCGGTACATAAATTTTAGCGAATCGAGGAATTTTTTgaaggttcggctaatattttcaaaatctttccaacaagaaatatttttcgggagtatgtttggatttaatgggcctatttttaaACTTATCGGACCTAAAACTCATTTTTTTAGACTTTTAAATGACAACTAGGGCCCGTGATCTATTAAtccattatttaattaatacctAAGACCCACTAAAACTAATTATACCCCAAACCAACCGACACCACATTTAGTACCATCTTCCTCTCGGCTATATCAACAGCTACCTTAAGAAAATATTGGCCATAGCATCTTCTTCAAGGAAGATAATCTCCGGCACTCGTCTTTGATCTTCTCGCGCCATTTCATCTAAGGCATGCATTGTATCTATTTTTTTCTGCATCTCATATGTTATATATGCTGTTGAATGGGTTTGTGTAAGAAAACTTTCGAACCAAGCATGAGTAagaatggctttcagtttttACATGTATTTTTGCATTCCATGCTTTTACACTCACGTTTTTCTAGTTTGgatgtgcaaggggctgcgacTTGGGTTGCTAAGGGGCTGTATTTGATGTCAATGATTTGCCTTGTGAGTTAGATCAGTTGCTGGACACTGCAAGGGAAGGGCCGAGAGTAAGGTTTTGAGGGGGTGGTTCGGCTCTTGTTGGATTCGGTTAGCTGGTAGGGGTTTCGGCTGATTTGCTTGGACCAGTGGCACAGGGGGCTGAACCAAGCCATGGACCAGGCCCTTGTGGGTCTGTGTTACGGATATTTAGGCCACATATATGGGTGGCATATATTTGCATATATTTGATTTCCTTAGATTAGGCTAGATATATGGGTGGCATATATTTTGATAGGATTTTTCGGCTTTCTAGCATGTATAAATATTGATAACAATGAATGAGAAAAACCAACACAGATTATCTAAAATAACATGGTATCATAGCCAAATTAAATCCAAATCTTTTCGGCACTATGGCTGCCGCCACTCCTCCACCGCCGCCTGCAAAAATCGACTCCAGCTCGCCATTTACTTAGGGCCACAAGATCGCCCTGGCGATTTCATTACTCCCATCCGTCTGAAACTCGATAACTTTGATGATTGGTTTCATGCTATTCGCGTTGCTCTTTCCTCTCGGCGCAAATTCGGCTTTCTTAACGGCACAATCACGGATATTGTTCCTCCCTGTACGAATGATGATTGGGTAACGATTCAGTGCATGCTTGTCTCATGGCTCATGAATACGATTGACCTCGAGGTACGTTCTATGCTCTCGAATTACGATAATGCAAAACGCTTATGGGACGATTTGCATGAAAGATTCTCGGTTGTGAATGGTCCACGTGTTCACCAGCTTAAGGGCGATATTAATCGTTGTGAGCAAACAAAAGTTATGCCTGTTGCTGTTTACTTCAGTAAATTGAACGTTTTATGGGATGAACTTGATAAACATGAGCCTTTGATTTCTTGCAAGTGCGGTAACTGTACGTGTCAGGTCGGTAAGCAACACAGCCAACGACGTGATGATGACAGGTTGCATCAATATCTTCTTGGCCTGTGTTCTGATTATTATGCACAATTGCGATCGACTCTCTTGTCACAGGATCCTCTTCCCACGTTGAATCGGGCATTCCAACAAGTCGCTCAAGATGAGCGGGTTCGGGGAATCACACGCATCACCGAAGAGAAACCCGATGCAGTTGGTTTTGCTGTGAAAATGGAGCCTCGATCCAAACCACGCCTCGACAAAACGACGAAGGCAGCCTTGACTTGTTCTCAATGCCACAAATCGGGTCATGATATTACAACCTGCTTCGACATACATGGCACTCCAGATTGGTACTTGAAAAAATATGGTTCTACCCTTGAAGGAAAAGGAACTTTGAAAGGCAAACCGTCAGCTTCTTCAACTAGAAATTCGGCAGGTCATGGTCGTAATGGAGTTCGTGCTAATGCTGCTACACCCGCAATTCCTCACAATACTTCTCCTGCCACCTTGAGCCACGCCCCTGCTACACAATCCTTTCCAAGTTTCTCTGCCGAACAATGGGCGGCACTCTCGGCTGCGTTTGGTTCTACTTCTCCTTCTTCTAACAGATTGCAGGGTAAGTTAAGTATGGCTGATTGGATAATTGATACCGGCTGCTCTCATCACGTTACCGGTAACGAATCATGTCTATTGAATATTAAAGCAATTTCTTCATGTCCCGTGCGTCTTCCAGATGGTCAGACACTAGCTGCCACTGAAGAGGGTGCC from the Primulina tabacum isolate GXHZ01 chromosome 16, ASM2559414v2, whole genome shotgun sequence genome contains:
- the LOC142528501 gene encoding uncharacterized protein LOC142528501, which translates into the protein MNTIDLEVRSMLSNYDNAKRLWDDLHERFSVVNGPRVHQLKGDINRCEQTKVMPVAVYFSKLNVLWDELDKHEPLISCKCGNCTCQVGKQHSQRRDDDRLHQYLLGLCSDYYAQLRSTLLSQDPLPTLNRAFQQVAQDERVRGITRITEEKPDAVGFAVKMEPRSKPRLDKTTKAALTCSQCHKSGHDITTCFDIHGTPDWYLKKYGSTLEGKGTLKGKPSASSTRNSAGHGRNGVRANAATPAIPHNTSPATLSHAPATQSFPSFSAEQWAALSAAFGSTSPSSNRLQGKLSMADWIIDTGCSHHVTGNESCLLNIKAISSCPVRLPDGQTLAATEEGAVQLTDTIRLQNVLYVPNLQCNLISVSQLIDDIDCCVQFDSNSRLREAER